In Desulfovibrio sp. X2, a genomic segment contains:
- a CDS encoding DUF3795 domain-containing protein, translating into MDKKYVCPCGLVCSDCLFRKPEIYETARRLRDEIRNSQLDVFLSMIAGSDAWKAIAAHLGANEAEFGRHFAPFRNLPGFMDMLDALIKLQCTATCRESGGCSMGGTTHQCEAVQCVAAKGYEGCWECADSSGCAKLLFVRKSYGESIENTFKVLRENGADALKPYGDRYYAWQRKMNG; encoded by the coding sequence TTGGACAAGAAATACGTCTGCCCCTGCGGGCTCGTCTGCAGCGACTGCCTCTTCCGCAAGCCGGAGATCTACGAGACGGCGAGAAGGCTGAGGGACGAAATAAGGAACTCCCAGCTGGACGTCTTCCTGAGCATGATCGCGGGAAGCGACGCCTGGAAGGCCATCGCCGCCCACCTGGGCGCGAACGAGGCCGAGTTCGGCAGGCACTTCGCGCCGTTCAGGAACCTTCCGGGATTCATGGACATGCTCGACGCCCTGATCAAACTGCAGTGTACCGCCACCTGCCGGGAATCGGGCGGCTGCTCCATGGGCGGAACGACCCACCAATGCGAGGCCGTGCAATGCGTCGCCGCCAAAGGGTACGAGGGCTGCTGGGAATGCGCCGATTCCAGCGGCTGCGCGAAGCTTCTCTTCGTGCGGAAATCGTACGGCGAGAGCATAGAAAACACTTTCAAGGTGCTGCGGGAGAACGGGGCGGATGCGCTGAAGCCCTATGGGGACAGGTATTATGCCTGGCAGAGGAAGATGAACGGCTGA
- a CDS encoding FAD-binding domain: MRIVINGIGVAGPTLAYWLRRSGHEPLLVEKAPGLRSGGYAIDFWGVGYDVAEKMGLTARIRELGYQMQEVRFVGRDGHTLGGFPVDSLKRLMKGRYAQLRRSDLAAALYGALEGEVETIFNDSVTAIRDQGGSVLVEFARAAPREADLVVGADGLHSRVRELAFGPEQDFEVRLGYHVAAFEAAGYRPRDDLVAVNRSIPGRQITRLSLGEDTTLFLLVLRDEYLPARPLPGEQEQKAALSDAFAGAEWESPEILAAMHSAQDFYFDRVSQIRMEHWTRGRTALLGDAAACVSLLAGEGTGLAMAEAYVLAGELHRSPGDHAQAFARYEQRLKPFLKSKQAAAVRFASSFAPKTALGITFRNQVSRLLKIPLLANLLLGRSLSDDIELPDYGL, encoded by the coding sequence ATGCGGATCGTCATCAACGGTATCGGGGTGGCCGGGCCGACGCTCGCCTACTGGCTGCGCAGGTCGGGCCACGAGCCGCTGCTCGTGGAGAAGGCGCCCGGGCTGCGCAGCGGCGGCTACGCCATCGACTTCTGGGGCGTGGGCTACGACGTGGCCGAGAAGATGGGCCTCACCGCCCGGATCAGGGAGCTTGGCTACCAGATGCAGGAGGTGCGCTTCGTGGGCCGCGACGGCCACACGCTGGGCGGCTTTCCGGTGGACAGCCTCAAACGCCTGATGAAGGGCCGCTACGCCCAGCTCAGGCGCTCGGACCTCGCGGCCGCGCTCTACGGCGCGCTCGAAGGCGAGGTCGAGACCATCTTCAACGACTCCGTGACCGCGATCAGGGACCAGGGCGGCAGCGTGCTGGTCGAGTTCGCCCGCGCCGCGCCGCGCGAGGCCGACCTGGTCGTGGGCGCGGACGGCCTGCACTCGCGCGTGCGCGAGCTGGCGTTCGGGCCCGAACAGGACTTCGAGGTCCGGCTCGGCTACCACGTCGCCGCCTTCGAGGCCGCGGGCTACCGGCCGCGCGACGACCTCGTGGCCGTCAACCGCTCGATCCCGGGACGCCAGATCACCCGGCTCTCCCTGGGCGAGGACACGACGCTCTTCCTCCTGGTCCTGCGCGACGAATACCTGCCCGCCCGGCCCCTGCCCGGCGAGCAGGAGCAGAAGGCCGCCCTGAGCGACGCCTTCGCGGGCGCCGAATGGGAAAGCCCGGAGATCCTCGCGGCCATGCACTCCGCCCAGGACTTCTATTTCGACCGCGTGAGCCAGATCCGCATGGAGCACTGGACCCGTGGGCGCACGGCGCTCCTCGGCGACGCCGCGGCCTGCGTCTCCCTGCTCGCCGGAGAAGGCACCGGGCTGGCCATGGCCGAGGCCTATGTGCTCGCCGGAGAGCTGCACCGCAGCCCAGGCGACCACGCCCAGGCCTTCGCCCGCTACGAGCAGCGCCTGAAGCCCTTCCTCAAAAGCAAGCAGGCCGCCGCGGTCCGCTTCGCCTCCTCCTTCGCCCCCAAAACCGCCCTGGGCATCACCTTCCGCAACCAGGTCTCCCGCCTGCTCAAAATCCCCCTCCTCGCAAACCTCCTCCTCGGCCGCTCCCTGAGCGACGACATCGAACTGCCCGACTACGGCCTCTAG
- a CDS encoding type II toxin-antitoxin system death-on-curing family toxin: protein MSKVTRLTEEEVVAIRKRMAETEIAQKDAFGPVEPWNKDRLASAVFRQYTGVGEKYKYNTVPEVAATLFYGIAMSHAFENGNKRTATVSMLIMLDKNRHMIVDTTEKDLYDLAKSLVTHSLLDENTDVTPDNEVDYIAGWIRERSRERVLGEQIISFPQLRAILEDMGCTFDAPYKNFIKIKKGGLSVKTGYPRPNFELSISEIKRIRRGLHLDELHGTDTSGFYNLGGQVDIFINKYRNLMKWLADL from the coding sequence ATGAGTAAAGTGACACGGCTGACTGAAGAAGAAGTAGTGGCAATACGGAAAAGGATGGCAGAAACAGAAATCGCCCAAAAGGATGCTTTTGGCCCAGTAGAGCCGTGGAACAAAGATCGTCTCGCATCTGCTGTTTTTCGACAATATACGGGTGTCGGGGAAAAATATAAATATAATACAGTTCCTGAAGTTGCTGCAACATTATTCTATGGAATAGCAATGTCTCATGCATTTGAAAATGGGAACAAACGTACTGCGACAGTATCGATGCTTATTATGCTCGATAAAAATAGGCATATGATTGTAGATACAACAGAAAAAGATTTGTACGATCTTGCAAAATCACTTGTAACACATTCATTGTTGGATGAAAATACAGATGTTACGCCAGATAATGAAGTAGATTATATAGCTGGATGGATTCGTGAGAGATCAAGGGAGAGAGTCCTTGGAGAGCAAATTATCTCTTTCCCACAATTGCGGGCAATTCTTGAGGATATGGGTTGCACATTTGATGCACCATATAAAAATTTCATCAAAATAAAGAAAGGAGGTTTGTCGGTAAAAACAGGGTACCCTAGGCCAAATTTTGAACTTTCTATTTCTGAAATTAAACGTATTCGGCGAGGATTACATTTAGATGAGCTTCATGGAACTGACACTTCGGGTTTTTACAATCTTGGTGGTCAGGTTGATATCTTCATAAATAAATATAGAAACTTGATGAAATGGCTCGCTGATCTGTAG
- a CDS encoding ATP-binding protein, giving the protein MTRWLRSTYGLLERLSFPAKIYAGIGVLLFAAGIASIILASTIAGNALTHEAKRRGASLAQSLAARCVDPMLAVDFLRLKNMVDETADTSSDIIYAFIQDSQGQVLAHSFQGGFPIDLLGVNSAPGGHDISVRLLKSRNELIYDFAAPIALGGNRLGQVRVGLSQTSIQEARRELAMAIVVAIGLVAVLAVGVGSVFARTITRRIEVLRTSAEEIIRGNLDVVVGPDVSHECWEMLSCDKKECPAWGDRSRRCWHLAGTLCDACSPDIFPAKLETCRSCPVYLESRGDEIQDLAEAFDVMAVSLKDHIERLEATRKNLAHQQQLLHTIFDVTPDLVSLQDADGRYRAINKAFRRYFNLREEDVVGASDPTLFAIQDRATNAAEEREVLDYGRTVSKEIMVAHDTAKRWFHVVKVPVHDAEGRIIGLLMTARDISALKNYQEQLIQSQKMEDLGRLAGGVAHEINTPLGIILGYAQMLLEDLPKESQPHQDIEIIERQTKVCKKIVADLLGFSRQSANIMREMDLNESLDEVVSLVRSIFRQERVEVETDLDPTIPPIWGDKEKLKSVWLNLVNNAFDSIGSDGTIFIRSKLCKHRRRVVLFFADTGSGISQDNLKKVFDPFFTTKQVGKGTGLGLSISFGIIKDHKGRISAVSPTPVEYLGHGDTDGKQPGPGTVFIIELPLTRDGLPEDECEETASMRGSVSA; this is encoded by the coding sequence ATGACCCGCTGGCTGCGCTCCACCTACGGCCTGCTCGAACGGCTCTCCTTCCCGGCCAAGATCTACGCCGGAATCGGCGTGCTGCTCTTCGCCGCGGGCATCGCCTCCATCATCCTGGCCTCCACCATCGCGGGCAACGCCCTGACCCACGAGGCCAAGCGCCGCGGCGCCTCCCTGGCCCAGAGCCTGGCCGCCCGCTGCGTGGACCCCATGCTCGCCGTGGACTTCCTGCGCCTGAAGAACATGGTGGACGAGACCGCGGACACCAGCTCGGACATCATCTACGCCTTCATCCAGGACTCCCAGGGCCAGGTCCTGGCCCACTCGTTCCAGGGCGGCTTCCCCATCGACCTGCTCGGCGTCAACTCCGCCCCCGGAGGCCACGACATCTCCGTGCGCCTCCTCAAGAGCAGGAACGAGCTCATCTACGACTTCGCCGCGCCCATTGCGCTCGGCGGCAACAGGCTCGGGCAGGTGCGCGTCGGCCTCTCCCAGACCTCCATCCAGGAGGCCCGGCGAGAGCTGGCCATGGCCATCGTCGTGGCCATCGGCCTCGTGGCCGTGCTCGCCGTGGGCGTGGGCTCGGTCTTCGCCCGCACCATCACCCGCCGCATCGAGGTCCTGCGCACCTCGGCCGAGGAGATCATCCGCGGCAACCTCGACGTCGTGGTCGGCCCGGACGTCTCCCACGAATGCTGGGAAATGCTCTCCTGCGACAAGAAGGAATGCCCGGCCTGGGGGGACCGCTCCAGACGCTGCTGGCACCTCGCGGGCACGCTCTGCGACGCCTGCTCGCCCGACATCTTCCCGGCCAAGCTCGAGACCTGCCGCTCCTGCCCGGTCTACCTGGAAAGCCGCGGCGACGAGATCCAGGACCTCGCCGAGGCCTTCGACGTCATGGCCGTCTCCCTCAAGGACCACATCGAGCGGCTGGAGGCCACGCGCAAGAACCTCGCCCACCAGCAGCAGCTCCTGCACACCATCTTCGACGTCACCCCGGACCTCGTCAGCCTGCAGGACGCCGACGGCCGCTACCGCGCCATCAACAAGGCGTTCCGCCGCTACTTCAACCTGCGCGAGGAGGACGTGGTAGGCGCCTCGGACCCCACCCTCTTCGCCATCCAGGACCGCGCCACCAACGCCGCCGAGGAGCGCGAGGTGCTGGACTACGGCCGCACCGTGTCCAAGGAGATCATGGTCGCCCACGACACGGCCAAGCGCTGGTTCCACGTGGTCAAGGTCCCGGTGCACGACGCCGAGGGCCGCATCATCGGCCTGCTCATGACCGCGCGCGACATCTCGGCGCTGAAAAACTACCAGGAACAGCTCATCCAGTCCCAGAAGATGGAAGACCTCGGCCGCCTCGCGGGCGGCGTGGCCCACGAGATCAACACGCCGCTGGGCATCATCCTCGGCTACGCCCAGATGCTCCTCGAGGACCTGCCCAAGGAGTCCCAGCCCCACCAGGACATCGAGATCATCGAGCGCCAGACCAAGGTCTGCAAGAAGATCGTCGCCGACCTCCTCGGCTTCTCCCGCCAGTCCGCCAACATCATGCGCGAGATGGACCTGAACGAATCCCTCGACGAGGTCGTCTCCCTCGTGCGCTCCATCTTCCGCCAGGAACGCGTGGAGGTCGAAACCGACCTCGACCCCACCATCCCCCCCATCTGGGGCGACAAGGAAAAGCTCAAGTCCGTCTGGCTGAACCTCGTCAACAACGCCTTCGACTCCATCGGCAGCGACGGCACCATCTTCATCCGCTCCAAGCTCTGCAAGCACCGTCGCCGCGTCGTCCTCTTCTTCGCGGACACCGGCTCCGGCATCAGCCAGGACAACCTGAAAAAGGTCTTCGACCCCTTCTTCACCACCAAGCAGGTCGGCAAGGGCACCGGCCTCGGCCTGTCCATCTCCTTCGGCATCATCAAGGACCACAAGGGCCGCATCTCCGCCGTCTCCCCCACGCCCGTCGAATACCTCGGACACGGCGACACGGACGGCAAGCAGCCCGGACCCGGCACCGTCTTCATCATCGAACTCCCCCTCACCCGAGACGGCCTCCCCGAAGACGAATGCGAGGAAACCGCCTCCATGCGCGGCAGCGTCAGCGCGTAG
- a CDS encoding phosphate/phosphite/phosphonate ABC transporter substrate-binding protein, translating into MTAQKPKRSPSGGEIARLALLLAPILAAFAALALAILVGNLSDSDKPVPVDLDRRADVTVTEPGGGLTYAYLPQYSHSVSYERHHLLVEYLRKATGLPLRQVYPDTFQDNINLMAQGALDVSFVNPFVFVKLADRYGARAFARILGDEEGDGFRGEIIVRADNKAIQTLADCKGKRWIAVDPSSAGGYLFPLGLFLKHGIRKEDFSELAFAPGPGGKQEKVVLAVYSGKYDIGTVRDGTRALLADRIDLSQIRVLARTPEYPNWVFCARKGLSPEIVARIQKALLALSRDTPEGRAVLDAAHIKAIVPAHNADFDPVRELIDRLDANGDLPRGDVAQ; encoded by the coding sequence ATGACCGCCCAGAAGCCCAAACGTTCCCCGAGCGGCGGGGAGATAGCCCGCCTGGCGCTGCTCCTCGCGCCCATCCTGGCCGCCTTCGCCGCCCTGGCCCTGGCCATCCTCGTGGGCAACCTGAGCGACTCGGACAAGCCCGTTCCCGTGGACCTCGACCGCCGCGCCGACGTCACCGTGACCGAGCCGGGCGGGGGCCTCACCTACGCCTACCTGCCCCAGTACTCCCACTCCGTCTCCTACGAGCGCCACCACCTGCTCGTCGAATACCTGCGCAAGGCCACCGGCCTGCCCCTGCGCCAGGTCTACCCGGACACCTTCCAGGACAACATCAACCTCATGGCCCAGGGCGCGCTGGACGTCTCCTTCGTCAACCCCTTCGTCTTCGTGAAGCTGGCCGACCGCTACGGCGCCCGCGCCTTCGCCCGCATCCTGGGCGACGAGGAGGGCGACGGCTTCCGCGGCGAGATCATCGTGCGCGCCGACAACAAGGCCATCCAGACCCTGGCCGACTGCAAGGGCAAGCGCTGGATCGCCGTGGACCCCTCGTCCGCGGGCGGCTACCTCTTCCCCCTCGGCCTCTTCCTCAAGCACGGCATCCGCAAGGAGGACTTCTCCGAGCTGGCCTTCGCCCCCGGGCCCGGCGGCAAGCAGGAGAAGGTCGTCCTGGCCGTCTACTCCGGAAAATACGACATCGGCACCGTGCGCGACGGCACCCGCGCGCTCCTCGCCGACCGCATCGACCTCTCGCAGATCCGCGTCCTGGCCCGCACGCCCGAATACCCCAACTGGGTCTTCTGCGCGCGCAAGGGACTCTCGCCCGAGATCGTCGCCCGCATCCAGAAGGCCCTGCTGGCGCTCTCCCGCGACACGCCCGAGGGCCGCGCCGTGCTCGACGCCGCCCACATCAAGGCCATCGTCCCGGCCCACAACGCCGACTTCGACCCCGTGCGCGAGCTCATCGACCGGCTCGACGCCAACGGCGACCTGCCCAGGGGGGACGTGGCGCAATGA
- the groES gene encoding co-chaperone GroES produces the protein MKLKPLHDRVLVKRLEEEEKTAGGIIIPDSAKEKPIKGEVVAAGPGKCGTDGKKVEMSVKKGDKVLFNKYAGTEVKVDGDEFLVMREDDILAIID, from the coding sequence ATGAAGCTGAAACCCCTGCACGACCGTGTTCTGGTCAAGCGCCTCGAGGAAGAGGAAAAGACCGCCGGCGGCATCATCATCCCCGATTCCGCCAAGGAAAAGCCCATCAAGGGTGAGGTCGTGGCTGCCGGTCCCGGCAAGTGCGGCACCGACGGCAAGAAGGTCGAGATGTCCGTGAAGAAGGGCGACAAGGTCCTGTTCAACAAGTACGCCGGCACCGAAGTGAAGGTCGACGGCGACGAGTTCCTCGTCATGCGCGAGGACGATATCCTGGCCATCATCGACTAA
- the groL gene encoding chaperonin GroEL (60 kDa chaperone family; promotes refolding of misfolded polypeptides especially under stressful conditions; forms two stacked rings of heptamers to form a barrel-shaped 14mer; ends can be capped by GroES; misfolded proteins enter the barrel where they are refolded when GroES binds), translating to MPAKEILFDTKAREKLKRGVDKLANAVKVTLGPKGRNVVIEKSFGSPTITKDGVTVAKEVELEDKFENMGAQMVKEVASKTSDIAGDGTTTATILAQAVFNDGVKLVAAGRNPMAIKRGIDKAVEKVVEELGKLAKPTRDQKEIAQVGTISANNDATIGNIIADAMAKVGKEGVITVEEAKGLETTLDVVEGMQFDRGYLSPYFVTDPEKMVCEMEEPLILINEKKISSMKDLLPVLEQVAKLGRPLVIIAEDVEGEALATLVVNKLRGTLQAVAVKAPGFGERRKAMLADIAILTGGQVVSEDIGVKLENVNLTTLGKAKRVTIDKENTTIVDGAGKGDDIKGRVAQIRREIEDTSSDYDREKLQERLAKLVGGVAVINVGAATETEMKEKKARVEDALNATRAAVEEGIVPGGGVALVRCAKSLDKLKGADDDESAGIELVRRAITEPLRQIANNAGEEGSIVVEKVKDAKEAMGYNAATGEYEDLIKAGVIDPKKVTRIALQNASSVAGLLLTTECGIAEKPEAKKDVPAMPGGGMGGMGGMY from the coding sequence ATGCCCGCGAAGGAAATTCTTTTTGATACCAAGGCCCGTGAAAAGCTGAAGCGCGGCGTCGACAAGCTTGCCAACGCCGTGAAGGTGACCCTCGGACCCAAGGGCCGCAACGTGGTCATCGAGAAGAGCTTCGGCTCGCCCACGATCACCAAGGACGGCGTGACCGTGGCCAAGGAAGTGGAGCTCGAGGACAAGTTCGAGAACATGGGCGCCCAGATGGTCAAGGAAGTCGCTTCCAAGACCTCCGACATCGCCGGCGACGGAACCACCACCGCCACCATCCTGGCCCAGGCCGTGTTCAACGACGGCGTGAAGCTCGTGGCCGCCGGCCGCAACCCCATGGCCATCAAGCGCGGCATCGACAAGGCCGTGGAGAAGGTCGTCGAGGAGCTCGGCAAGCTGGCCAAGCCCACCCGCGACCAGAAGGAGATCGCCCAGGTCGGCACCATCTCCGCCAACAACGACGCCACCATCGGCAACATCATCGCCGACGCCATGGCCAAGGTGGGCAAGGAAGGCGTCATCACGGTCGAGGAGGCCAAGGGCCTCGAGACCACCCTGGACGTGGTCGAGGGCATGCAGTTCGACCGCGGCTACCTCTCCCCCTACTTCGTGACCGATCCCGAGAAGATGGTCTGCGAGATGGAGGAGCCGCTGATCCTCATCAACGAGAAGAAGATCTCCTCCATGAAGGACCTCCTGCCCGTGCTCGAGCAGGTCGCCAAGCTGGGCCGTCCGCTGGTGATCATCGCCGAGGACGTGGAGGGCGAGGCCCTGGCCACCCTGGTGGTCAACAAGCTGCGCGGCACCCTGCAGGCCGTGGCCGTGAAGGCCCCGGGCTTCGGCGAGCGCCGCAAGGCCATGCTGGCCGACATCGCCATCCTGACCGGCGGCCAGGTGGTCTCCGAGGACATCGGCGTGAAGCTCGAGAACGTCAACCTGACCACGCTCGGCAAGGCCAAGCGCGTGACCATCGACAAGGAGAACACCACCATCGTCGACGGCGCGGGCAAGGGTGACGACATCAAGGGCCGCGTGGCCCAGATCCGCCGCGAGATCGAGGACACCTCCTCCGACTACGACCGCGAGAAGCTCCAGGAGCGCCTGGCCAAGCTCGTGGGCGGCGTTGCCGTGATCAACGTCGGCGCAGCCACCGAGACCGAGATGAAGGAGAAGAAGGCCCGCGTCGAGGACGCCCTGAACGCCACCCGCGCGGCCGTGGAAGAGGGCATCGTCCCCGGCGGCGGCGTCGCCCTGGTGCGCTGCGCCAAGTCCCTGGACAAGCTGAAGGGCGCCGACGACGACGAGAGCGCCGGCATCGAGCTGGTCCGCCGCGCCATCACCGAGCCGCTCCGCCAGATCGCCAACAACGCGGGCGAGGAAGGCTCCATCGTGGTCGAGAAGGTCAAGGACGCCAAGGAAGCGATGGGCTACAACGCTGCCACCGGCGAGTACGAGGACCTGATCAAGGCGGGCGTCATCGACCCGAAGAAGGTCACCCGCATCGCCCTGCAGAACGCCTCCTCCGTGGCCGGCCTGCTGCTGACCACCGAGTGCGGCATCGCCGAGAAGCCCGAGGCCAAGAAGGACGTTCCGGCCATGCCGGGCGGCGGCATGGGCGGCATGGGCGGCATGTACTAG
- a CDS encoding nitric-oxide reductase large subunit, which produces MQSAQQPPKKPQGPAPQASGGLSPWWRQGVILTLIIGFSLQIWIAAKSYQGAPPIPERVVDSAGATVFTGDDVRAGQEVFLRYGLMENGSIWGHGAYLGPDFSAAYLHDLGMDAANDLAQQSYGAGYATLPDNEREIVQARASALLRENRYDPADGILHFTDEETAAFKREIARWTAYFAAPTDNGGLSRKFIDNPVDLKDLTAFFAWTAWASIADRPGETFSYTNNFPYEPMLGNRPTDSAVLWSALSLITLLAATALVLFSFGRFSYLGWKGTGEHVHPHMLPGGGGPTQRATIKFFVAVSLLFLAQTLMGGATAHFRADPGSFYGLDLSAVFPSNILRTWHLQSAIFWIASAFVAGGLVLGSALGGQTEPKGQVAGVHALFWALVVVIAGSLLGELLGIHQVFGNLWSWFGDQGWEYLDLGRFWQILLAVGLVGWVVMLLRAVKPALGDPERRELTSLYLLAAVAIPLFYLPAFFFGSTTNFTIVDNWRFWIIHLWVEGFFELFVTVMVAVTFHRLGLVTRQTAARVIYLDAILFLGSGIVGTGHHWYWTGQTNLNMALSALFSAMEVVPLTLLTLDAWDFVSLTRSRCDVCGERVDIPHKWTFYFLMAVGFWNFVGAGIFGFLINLPIVSYFEVGTLLTPNHGHGALMGVFGMEAMALMVLAFRQVLSDEQWAGPVKWVRVSFWGLNAGLALMLLGSLFPGGVLQFLDVLQNGYWHARSLAYTGGGMARALEWARLPGDLVFIFLGALPMVVAACMTYARMRRGPAPSAVKEV; this is translated from the coding sequence ATGCAGTCCGCCCAGCAGCCCCCAAAAAAACCGCAAGGCCCTGCCCCGCAGGCATCCGGCGGCCTGTCGCCCTGGTGGCGGCAGGGCGTCATCCTGACGCTGATCATCGGCTTCAGCCTGCAGATCTGGATCGCTGCCAAGAGCTACCAGGGCGCGCCGCCCATTCCGGAGCGCGTGGTGGACTCCGCCGGAGCCACGGTCTTCACCGGCGACGACGTGCGCGCCGGGCAGGAGGTCTTTTTGCGCTACGGGCTCATGGAGAACGGCTCCATCTGGGGCCACGGCGCCTACCTGGGGCCGGACTTCTCCGCCGCCTATCTGCACGACCTGGGGATGGACGCGGCGAACGACCTGGCGCAGCAAAGCTACGGCGCGGGCTACGCCACGCTGCCGGACAACGAGCGCGAGATCGTCCAGGCACGGGCATCGGCCCTCCTGCGCGAGAACCGCTACGACCCGGCGGACGGGATACTGCACTTCACGGACGAGGAGACCGCGGCCTTCAAGCGCGAGATCGCGCGCTGGACCGCCTACTTCGCCGCGCCCACGGACAACGGGGGCCTCAGCCGCAAGTTCATCGACAACCCGGTGGACCTGAAGGACCTCACGGCCTTCTTCGCTTGGACGGCCTGGGCCTCCATCGCGGACAGGCCGGGCGAGACCTTCTCCTACACCAACAACTTCCCCTACGAACCCATGCTCGGCAACCGGCCCACGGACAGCGCCGTGCTCTGGAGCGCGCTGAGCCTCATCACCCTGCTCGCGGCCACGGCGCTGGTGCTCTTCTCCTTCGGCCGCTTCAGCTACCTGGGCTGGAAGGGCACGGGCGAGCACGTGCACCCGCACATGCTGCCGGGCGGCGGCGGCCCCACGCAGCGCGCCACCATCAAGTTCTTCGTGGCCGTCTCGCTGCTCTTTTTGGCCCAGACGCTCATGGGCGGGGCCACGGCCCACTTCCGGGCCGACCCGGGCAGCTTCTACGGCCTGGACCTCTCGGCCGTGTTCCCCAGCAACATCCTGCGCACCTGGCACCTGCAGTCGGCCATCTTCTGGATCGCCTCGGCCTTCGTGGCGGGCGGGCTGGTGCTGGGCAGCGCCCTGGGCGGACAGACCGAGCCCAAGGGACAGGTGGCGGGCGTACACGCCCTGTTCTGGGCCCTAGTGGTGGTCATCGCGGGCAGCCTCCTGGGCGAGCTCCTGGGCATCCACCAGGTCTTCGGCAACCTCTGGTCCTGGTTCGGGGACCAGGGCTGGGAGTACCTGGACCTCGGCCGCTTCTGGCAGATACTGCTGGCCGTGGGCCTCGTGGGCTGGGTGGTCATGCTGCTGCGCGCGGTGAAGCCCGCGCTGGGCGACCCGGAACGCCGCGAGCTGACCTCGCTCTACCTGCTGGCGGCCGTGGCCATCCCCCTGTTCTACCTGCCCGCCTTCTTCTTCGGCAGCACCACCAACTTCACCATCGTGGACAACTGGCGCTTCTGGATCATCCACCTCTGGGTGGAGGGCTTCTTCGAGCTCTTCGTGACCGTAATGGTCGCCGTGACCTTCCACCGCCTGGGGCTGGTCACGCGGCAGACCGCGGCGCGCGTCATCTACCTGGACGCCATCCTCTTCCTGGGCAGCGGCATCGTGGGCACTGGCCACCACTGGTACTGGACCGGCCAGACCAACCTGAACATGGCCCTGTCCGCGCTCTTCTCGGCCATGGAGGTGGTGCCGCTCACGCTGCTCACCCTGGACGCCTGGGACTTCGTGAGCCTCACGCGCTCGCGCTGCGACGTCTGCGGCGAGCGGGTGGACATCCCGCACAAGTGGACCTTCTACTTCCTCATGGCCGTGGGCTTCTGGAACTTCGTGGGCGCGGGCATCTTCGGCTTCCTCATCAACCTGCCCATCGTCAGCTACTTCGAGGTCGGAACCCTGCTCACCCCCAACCACGGCCACGGCGCGCTCATGGGCGTCTTCGGCATGGAGGCCATGGCCCTCATGGTCCTGGCCTTCCGCCAGGTGCTTTCCGACGAGCAGTGGGCCGGGCCGGTGAAGTGGGTGCGGGTCTCGTTCTGGGGGCTGAACGCCGGGCTGGCGCTGATGCTCCTGGGCAGCCTGTTCCCGGGCGGCGTGCTGCAGTTCCTGGACGTGCTGCAGAACGGCTACTGGCACGCGCGCAGCCTGGCCTACACCGGCGGGGGCATGGCCCGGGCCCTGGAATGGGCGCGGCTGCCGGGCGACCTGGTCTTCATCTTCCTGGGCGCCCTGCCCATGGTCGTGGCCGCGTGCATGACCTACGCGCGCATGCGCCGGGGCCCGGCCCCGAGCGCGGTGAAGGAGGTCTGA
- a CDS encoding TetR/AcrR family transcriptional regulator, with translation MTKKEALLQAAKELFGEYGYAETTFAMISQRAQVAMGLLAHHYGNKEKLFLAAGMDVLENLLTALRASVAGAPTGLEAVLRFCRCYLEFSREPGANFLVLIRCSPYSDMKTREDREIMITKFTEVHILLRECTGRGLEDGTIAANDPHLAAQFLSCVLVGAVRTKCLTPYATPGLYDEVMKRIEASLKGC, from the coding sequence ATGACCAAGAAGGAAGCACTTCTTCAGGCGGCCAAGGAACTTTTCGGCGAGTACGGCTACGCCGAGACGACCTTTGCCATGATTTCGCAACGAGCCCAGGTCGCCATGGGGCTGCTTGCCCACCACTACGGCAACAAGGAAAAACTCTTCCTGGCCGCGGGCATGGACGTGCTCGAGAATCTGCTGACCGCCTTGCGCGCCAGCGTTGCAGGCGCGCCCACCGGGCTCGAGGCCGTACTGCGCTTCTGCCGCTGCTATCTCGAATTCTCGCGCGAGCCCGGGGCGAACTTCCTGGTCCTCATCCGCTGCTCGCCCTACTCGGACATGAAGACGCGCGAAGACCGCGAGATCATGATCACCAAGTTCACCGAGGTGCACATCCTGCTGCGCGAGTGCACGGGACGGGGCCTGGAGGACGGCACCATCGCCGCCAACGACCCGCACCTGGCCGCGCAGTTCCTGAGCTGCGTCCTGGTCGGCGCCGTGCGCACCAAGTGCCTCACCCCCTACGCCACCCCCGGCCTCTACGACGAGGTCATGAAGCGCATCGAGGCCTCGCTCAAGGGCTGCTAG